The nucleotide window CGCAGATCTCCGCTGCGACCCGCTCGACCTCTCGTGGATTCTGGATGAGCGACAACACGAGCGCGAAGCGCTCGAGCGCAGCCTCCAGTCCAATGCCCTTTCGAAATGCGAGATCGCGAGGGACCTGCATTCCATTTCGATCGGCGAGCTCCAGGAGCGTCGACTTCCGCAGGCTGCCGTCGAGGTGTCGGTGGAGATCTGCAAAGCCGCTCATGGGGCCCTCGGTTCGCTGTGAGTTTCGCAGTTGAAGTCTCGAATGGCACGCCGCACCGGAGGGCCGATAGCATCGCTCCATGCTCCTTCCACTCTTGCTCGCGTCCTCGCTGGCGTCCTCCGTCGCCCAGCTTCCCGACGATGTGCCCTCGCCCCCGCCTTGCACCTGCCTGGGCGTGGTGGAGCACGACTACGACTTCATCGAGACGCAGTCGAAGACCGGCAACCTCAAGGCCTACGGCCGCCGCTGGACTTGTCGGTTCGACTGCAAGCTCGACAAGCTGAAGTGGGCCGACGCGCTCAAGGGCAAGGGCTGGGAGATCATCAAGGCCTCGGACCAGATCGTGATGGCGCAGAAGGGCCAGGACCGCTTCCTCAAGTGCGTGAGCGACCTGACGGTCTTGCAGCGGGGAGAGCCGCCGCCGTTCGAGCTGCCGCCCCCGCCCGAGACCTCCGAGGAGCTGACGGCGGACGTCGAGCGCCCGTGGTTGGGGCCCGTTCCGGGCGCGATTCCCGACAAGCGCGAGCTGGTGATGACCCCGCTCGACGTGACGAATCCCAAGACGGGCTCGACGTTCCTGAAGCCGCCGTACGTGCGGTTGAGCTATCAGCTCCCGCGGACGCTGGCCGAGGTGGGCATCCGCAACATGTTCCAGCGGGCGCTGGCCAAGGTCGGCTGGGACGTGCTCACGCCCGGCAACGACGGCGGCATCCTCATCGCGCACTACGCGCGCTCGGGCCGCGACCTCTGGGTCAAGGTGAGCGCAGTCACCGGCTACAAAGTCGAGATGGCCGACGTGTCGGCGCAGGAGGCCTGGGCCAAGCTGCAGCAGGCGCTCGACAAGGACGGGCACGTGGCCGTGTACGGCCTCTACTTCGACACGGGCTCGCCGAAGCTCAAGCCCGAGTCGGAGCCGGTGCTGCAGCAACTTCGCGCGCTGCTCGAAAAGAGCCCTTCGCTCAAGCTC belongs to Deltaproteobacteria bacterium and includes:
- a CDS encoding OmpA family protein, with translation MLLPLLLASSLASSVAQLPDDVPSPPPCTCLGVVEHDYDFIETQSKTGNLKAYGRRWTCRFDCKLDKLKWADALKGKGWEIIKASDQIVMAQKGQDRFLKCVSDLTVLQRGEPPPFELPPPPETSEELTADVERPWLGPVPGAIPDKRELVMTPLDVTNPKTGSTFLKPPYVRLSYQLPRTLAEVGIRNMFQRALAKVGWDVLTPGNDGGILIAHYARSGRDLWVKVSAVTGYKVEMADVSAQEAWAKLQQALDKDGHVAVYGLYFDTGSPKLKPESEPVLQQLRALLEKSPSLKLEIQGHTDNTGKSDANQTLSEARAQSVVAWLVQHGVAQARLTARGYADQRPVADNKTPEGRALNRRVELSRSP